The Candidatus Dechloromonas phosphoritropha genome includes a region encoding these proteins:
- a CDS encoding IS4 family transposase, which yields MHPIRSTRAQQHRTVKAHAAQSDAYAFFNLLMGPELFDAVESELPPHRERQYPPTETLSMFLAQALSTDRSCQKAVNDRAVKCLVGGLVPGSTHTGAYCRARKRLPLKMLSTLACHVGQRVATQAPTAWHWRGRPVRLVDGTTVVMPDTSDNQVVYPQPTSQKPGLGFPQCRIVGLVCLGSGAVLNAATGSCRGKGSDEQSLLRSIFDSLEQGDLLLGDAFYATYFLLCSLRERCIDAVFEQNGARQRTTDFCRGRQLGQCDHLIVLPKPVSKPDWMPQADYDQAPESLTVRELRVGGKTRVTTLLCPKQTDKTALKSLYRDRWHVELDLRNIKTTLGMERLSCLTPAMAIKEIWVYLLAYNLIRLMMAQAAMLSHRLPRQLSFKHTVQIWLAWAPFASRSHHNIHSELFVLIAQQQVGNRPGRIEPRAVKRRPKPYPMLTKPRNLAKAIVMKNGHLKKLK from the coding sequence ATGCATCCTATCCGCAGTACACGCGCACAGCAACACCGAACGGTCAAGGCCCACGCTGCCCAGAGCGACGCCTATGCGTTTTTCAACCTGTTGATGGGGCCGGAATTGTTCGATGCCGTGGAATCTGAACTGCCGCCCCACCGAGAAAGGCAATATCCCCCGACGGAGACGTTGTCGATGTTTCTGGCCCAAGCGCTGAGCACCGATCGTTCCTGCCAGAAGGCAGTCAATGACCGTGCGGTCAAATGCCTGGTTGGCGGCCTGGTGCCGGGCAGCACCCACACGGGCGCCTATTGCCGGGCGCGAAAGCGCTTGCCTTTGAAGATGCTCAGTACACTGGCGTGCCACGTGGGGCAAAGAGTCGCCACGCAGGCGCCGACAGCTTGGCATTGGCGGGGTCGTCCCGTCCGTCTGGTGGACGGGACGACCGTCGTAATGCCCGACACCTCAGACAATCAGGTCGTCTACCCGCAACCGACGAGCCAGAAGCCGGGGCTGGGTTTCCCGCAGTGCCGGATCGTTGGGCTCGTTTGTTTGGGTAGCGGGGCGGTCCTCAATGCCGCGACCGGCTCCTGTCGAGGCAAGGGCAGCGATGAGCAGTCGTTGCTGCGTTCGATATTCGATTCTCTGGAGCAGGGTGATTTACTGTTGGGCGACGCCTTCTACGCCACCTATTTTCTCCTCTGCTCATTGCGCGAGCGGTGCATTGATGCGGTGTTTGAACAAAATGGCGCGCGGCAACGCACCACCGATTTTTGCCGAGGTCGGCAGTTGGGGCAGTGCGATCATCTGATCGTGCTGCCAAAACCCGTCAGCAAACCCGACTGGATGCCTCAGGCCGACTACGATCAGGCCCCCGAGAGTCTGACCGTACGCGAGCTTCGGGTCGGCGGCAAGACACGGGTGACGACATTGCTTTGCCCAAAACAAACCGACAAGACTGCCTTGAAATCGCTCTATCGGGATCGCTGGCACGTTGAACTCGATCTGCGCAACATCAAGACCACGCTCGGCATGGAACGACTGAGTTGCCTGACGCCTGCGATGGCGATCAAGGAAATCTGGGTCTATCTCCTCGCCTACAATCTGATTCGCTTAATGATGGCTCAGGCTGCAATGCTCTCCCACAGATTGCCGCGCCAACTGAGCTTCAAGCATACCGTGCAAATCTGGCTCGCCTGGGCACCCTTTGCGAGCCGCAGCCATCACAACATACACAGCGAACTATTCGTTTTAATCGCCCAACAACAGGTCGGTAACCGACCGGGCCGGATCGAGCCTCGCGCCGTCAAACGACGACCTAAACCCTATCCAATGCTCACCAAACCACGTAATCTCGCCAAAGCTATCGTCATGAAAAATGGACATCTCAAAAAGCTTAAGTAA
- a CDS encoding IS256 family transposase → MTGYEVSVGTDLLPGLLNGQDGLAKLVEAVLNQVLEAQVTETLGATRHERTDERAGYRNGYRPRTLYTRVGPVTLLVPQTRDGSFSTDIFKRYQRSEQAFVLALMEMVVHGVSTRKVSAITEELCGASFSKSMVSALCAGLEPRVSAFNERRLDGEYPFVLVDALFIKSRQEDRVVSRAVLTVSGIRSDGFREILGVRIGDTESFATWDETFRWLRGRGLKGTQFIISDDHGGLREAAARHFQGASWQRCQVHLMRNILGQCNTRHRAEVAAAVKLVLQAPDLVEAKRRLAEFTERFAKSAPKAVACLEAGFEDAMAVMVLPEKYRKRLRTTNMQERLNEEIRRRERVIRIFPNDESALRLIGALLAEQNEAWQERKYLDMDEFKEWAASRAAASEGNNVVALAS, encoded by the coding sequence ATGACTGGGTATGAGGTTAGCGTAGGAACGGACTTGCTGCCAGGGCTTTTAAACGGGCAGGACGGGCTGGCGAAACTGGTGGAAGCGGTGCTCAATCAAGTACTGGAGGCGCAGGTGACGGAAACGCTGGGGGCGACGCGGCACGAGCGCACGGACGAACGGGCCGGCTATCGCAACGGCTACCGGCCACGCACCCTTTACACGCGGGTTGGGCCGGTGACGCTGCTGGTGCCGCAGACGCGGGACGGCAGCTTTTCGACGGACATCTTCAAGCGCTACCAGCGGAGCGAGCAGGCCTTCGTTCTGGCGCTCATGGAAATGGTCGTGCACGGTGTCTCGACGCGCAAGGTCTCGGCGATCACCGAAGAGCTGTGCGGCGCCAGCTTCTCCAAATCGATGGTGAGCGCACTGTGCGCCGGACTGGAACCGCGGGTCAGCGCGTTCAACGAACGGCGGCTGGACGGCGAGTATCCCTTCGTGCTGGTCGATGCCCTGTTCATCAAGAGTCGGCAAGAAGATCGTGTGGTTTCGCGTGCCGTGCTGACCGTCTCAGGCATCCGCTCCGATGGCTTCCGGGAGATTCTGGGCGTGCGGATCGGCGACACCGAGAGCTTCGCCACCTGGGACGAGACCTTCCGCTGGCTCAGAGGGCGCGGCCTCAAGGGCACGCAGTTCATCATCTCGGACGACCACGGCGGCCTGCGTGAAGCGGCAGCGCGGCACTTTCAGGGGGCCAGCTGGCAACGCTGTCAGGTGCATCTGATGCGCAACATTCTGGGCCAATGCAACACCCGCCACCGCGCCGAGGTGGCAGCTGCCGTCAAGCTCGTGCTGCAGGCGCCCGATTTGGTCGAGGCCAAGCGCCGCCTGGCGGAATTCACCGAGCGCTTCGCCAAGAGCGCCCCCAAAGCGGTGGCCTGCCTCGAAGCAGGATTCGAGGATGCCATGGCGGTAATGGTCTTGCCCGAGAAGTATCGCAAGCGGCTACGCACAACGAACATGCAGGAGCGGCTCAACGAGGAAATTCGCCGGCGGGAGCGCGTGATCCGCATCTTCCCCAACGACGAGTCAGCCTTGCGCCTGATCGGCGCTCTGCTGGCCGAACAGAACGAGGCTTGGCAGGAACGGAAGTACCTCGACATGGATGAATTCAAGGAGTGGGCGGCTTCCCGCGCCGCAGCTAGCGAGGGCAACAACGTTGTTGCCCTCGCTAGCTGA
- a CDS encoding MarR family transcriptional regulator — MTEEAIMLAMALAERYATNMHGVLSCFDRIIITGTLPGACYAAGMTSYLYTHGIRVFDYPRFAEPLRDRIRERAQEVCLAAGIEIEHVSKSHIRKEELVARVLAGRGDAPGLVHVLSAMEACPSYKPWHDKGSGKTYLRPDQGKCLHDYFYFIDEELGLCYLRVPTWAPFGLQFYCNGHSALARTLTRERIDFLQQDNAFLRVADIAQAQALADAFSPDVLHPRLDRYAQWLCPVLDVFGSSYHWSLRQVEYSTDLMFRSEQILVPLYDAISRQAVLAANAERVSSFLGKKVTPQLAQEIGSRLSTRIEGRCIKHTMGAAGVKVYDKFSRVLRVETTVNDVSFFKHHRKVEHKDRHATRELAPLKKTIYSLIDLRDILLGCNQRYLAFLSSLDDPSAGERDLERLSMPRLGAAPGVKGVNFFDPAEKALLQTMQRGEFNIHGWRRADLLSYLKLTPSAMSRQLARLRTLGLIKKVTHTYRYYLTRLGRSIVAAACSLTRFNIVPTMACAS, encoded by the coding sequence ATGACCGAGGAGGCGATCATGTTGGCGATGGCTCTGGCGGAACGATACGCGACGAACATGCATGGTGTGCTTTCGTGCTTTGACCGGATCATTATCACCGGCACGCTGCCTGGTGCGTGCTACGCGGCAGGAATGACGAGTTATTTGTACACGCACGGAATTCGGGTATTCGACTACCCGCGATTTGCCGAGCCGCTGCGAGATCGCATTCGTGAGCGTGCGCAGGAGGTGTGTCTGGCGGCGGGTATTGAAATCGAGCACGTCAGCAAAAGCCATATTCGCAAGGAAGAGTTGGTCGCGCGAGTGCTCGCCGGTCGCGGCGACGCACCGGGTTTGGTGCATGTGCTCTCGGCCATGGAAGCCTGTCCGAGCTACAAACCGTGGCATGACAAAGGCAGTGGCAAGACTTACCTGCGCCCCGATCAAGGCAAGTGCCTGCACGACTACTTCTATTTCATCGACGAGGAACTGGGGTTGTGCTACCTGCGTGTGCCGACGTGGGCACCGTTCGGGTTGCAGTTCTACTGTAATGGTCACAGCGCTCTGGCAAGAACTCTGACGCGAGAAAGGATCGACTTCCTCCAGCAGGACAACGCCTTCCTGCGTGTCGCCGACATCGCGCAGGCGCAGGCGCTGGCGGATGCGTTCAGTCCCGACGTACTTCACCCGCGACTGGATCGCTATGCGCAGTGGTTGTGCCCAGTGCTTGACGTCTTTGGATCCTCGTATCACTGGAGCCTGCGCCAAGTCGAATACTCCACCGACCTGATGTTTCGCAGTGAGCAGATATTGGTTCCACTGTATGACGCCATTTCGCGCCAAGCGGTCTTGGCCGCCAACGCAGAACGCGTCTCCAGCTTTCTGGGCAAGAAGGTCACGCCACAACTGGCCCAGGAGATCGGTTCCCGGTTGTCCACCCGTATCGAGGGGCGCTGCATCAAGCACACCATGGGCGCCGCTGGCGTCAAGGTGTATGACAAATTCTCCCGCGTACTGCGGGTCGAAACGACCGTCAATGACGTGAGTTTCTTCAAACACCACCGCAAGGTGGAACACAAGGACAGGCACGCCACCCGAGAATTGGCGCCCCTGAAGAAGACAATCTATAGCCTGATCGACCTGCGCGACATCCTGCTCGGCTGCAACCAACGTTACCTGGCGTTCCTCTCCAGCCTCGATGACCCCAGTGCCGGCGAGCGTGACTTGGAGCGATTGAGCATGCCACGGTTGGGGGCGGCTCCCGGTGTCAAAGGGGTGAACTTCTTTGATCCTGCCGAGAAAGCCTTGCTGCAAACCATGCAACGCGGCGAGTTCAACATTCACGGTTGGCGTCGTGCCGATCTTCTCAGCTATCTGAAGCTCACTCCGTCCGCCATGTCGCGCCAACTTGCCCGACTGCGTACGCTCGGCTTGATCAAGAAAGTCACTCATACCTATCGCTACTACCTCACTCGATTGGGACGTTCAATCGTCGCTGCGGCCTGCTCATTGACCCGCTTCAACATAGTGCCAACCATGGCTTGCGCATCCTGA
- a CDS encoding ATP-binding protein, translating into MLHHPTMDQLHQLRLTGMAKALASQAQQADISQLAFEERLGLLIDSELAERESRQNAARLKRAKLKQAATPEDVDFRHPRGLDRALFARLMTGRWVSDHQNVLICGPTGVGKTFHACALVNQACRQGRSAFYVRLPRLLPALAIGRGDGSYAKTLAQLAKTDVLLIEPKPDEPEPNRYYDRSLTNDRGGDHVGDGSGGTIRDEHAWCAFVL; encoded by the coding sequence ATGCTCCATCACCCGACCATGGACCAACTGCACCAGCTCCGCCTGACCGGCATGGCCAAGGCTTTAGCCAGCCAAGCACAACAAGCCGACATCAGCCAACTCGCCTTCGAGGAACGCCTTGGCCTTCTGATTGACAGTGAACTGGCCGAGCGCGAATCCCGGCAGAACGCCGCTCGCCTGAAACGGGCCAAATTGAAACAGGCGGCGACACCGGAGGATGTCGATTTCCGCCATCCGCGCGGTCTTGACCGGGCCTTGTTTGCCCGTCTGATGACCGGACGCTGGGTCAGCGACCACCAGAATGTGCTGATTTGCGGGCCGACCGGCGTCGGCAAGACCTTCCATGCCTGCGCCCTGGTCAATCAGGCATGCCGGCAAGGCCGTTCTGCCTTCTATGTGCGCTTGCCACGCCTGTTGCCGGCACTGGCTATCGGCCGTGGGGATGGCAGTTATGCCAAGACGCTGGCGCAGTTAGCCAAAACCGACGTCCTGCTGATTGAACCTAAGCCGGACGAGCCGGAACCAAACAGGTATTACGATAGAAGCCTGACGAATGACCGAGGAGGCGATCATGTTGGCGATGGCTCTGGCGGAACGATACGCGACGAACATGCATGGTGTGCTTTCGTGCTTTGA
- a CDS encoding IS21 family transposase produces the protein MANSRLSMRKIFEVLRLSVADGRSHREITRAIDSSPTTVGEILRRAKLAGLTYPLPAGMTEAGVEALLYPPSAPSSTRRPEPDCPGVQRELRRNGVTLDLLWQEYKSEHPDGYQYSSFCDHYRVWAGRLSLSLRQTHTPGEKLFVDYAGPTVPVTDPLTGEIRQAAIFVAVLGASNYDRRKSPWDTYYDATWSQALPDWIGSHVRALEFFGGVPAMLVPDNLKSGVNKACHYDPELNPSYRDLAVHYATAVVPARPYRPKDKAKVEAGVLLVERWVLARLRNQRFFSLSELNRHIAELMQALNRRPFKKLPGSRESAFAEMDRPALRPLPESRYEFAEWKVATVGIDYHVEIAGHYYSVPYRFARQKVDARFTNTTVELFHRGNRIASHVRSAAKGRHTTVDAHMTPAHQSVQGWNAPRLLDWAGRIGPHVKAVIEHVLHQRRHPQQGYRSCLGILRLSKAYGEARLEAACERAIDINALSYGSLKSILKHGLDIKRLTATAQTALPLDHANVRGPHYYH, from the coding sequence ATGGCGAATAGCAGGTTATCCATGCGCAAGATTTTTGAAGTATTACGGCTATCCGTTGCGGACGGTCGCAGCCACCGCGAGATTACCCGGGCAATCGATTCCTCGCCGACGACGGTGGGCGAAATTCTCCGCCGAGCGAAATTGGCGGGGCTCACTTATCCGTTGCCGGCGGGCATGACCGAAGCAGGCGTCGAGGCACTACTCTACCCGCCGTCTGCACCTTCATCGACCCGCCGACCGGAACCGGACTGTCCTGGTGTGCAGCGGGAACTGCGCCGCAATGGCGTGACGCTCGACCTGCTCTGGCAGGAGTACAAGAGCGAGCACCCGGACGGCTATCAATACAGCAGCTTCTGCGACCACTACCGAGTTTGGGCTGGGCGTTTGTCGCTCAGTCTGCGCCAGACCCACACACCCGGCGAGAAGTTGTTTGTCGATTACGCCGGCCCGACCGTTCCAGTCACCGACCCGCTGACCGGCGAAATCCGCCAGGCGGCCATCTTCGTTGCCGTCCTCGGCGCCTCGAATTATGACCGAAGGAAATCCCCGTGGGACACCTATTATGACGCCACATGGAGCCAGGCACTGCCGGACTGGATTGGCAGTCATGTCCGAGCACTGGAATTCTTCGGCGGTGTGCCGGCCATGCTGGTGCCCGACAATCTGAAGAGTGGCGTCAACAAAGCCTGCCATTACGACCCCGAGCTCAATCCCAGCTATCGCGACCTGGCCGTCCATTACGCCACCGCCGTCGTGCCGGCCCGGCCGTATCGCCCGAAAGACAAGGCCAAGGTGGAAGCGGGTGTTCTGCTCGTCGAGCGCTGGGTGCTTGCTCGCCTGCGGAATCAGCGATTCTTCAGCCTCAGTGAGCTCAATCGGCACATTGCCGAACTGATGCAGGCCCTGAATCGCCGCCCCTTCAAGAAACTGCCGGGGTCACGGGAAAGTGCCTTTGCCGAGATGGACCGCCCGGCCTTACGCCCGTTGCCGGAATCGCGTTACGAATTCGCCGAATGGAAGGTGGCGACGGTCGGTATCGACTACCACGTTGAAATCGCCGGCCATTACTACTCCGTGCCTTACCGCTTCGCCCGGCAGAAGGTCGATGCCCGTTTCACAAATACAACCGTCGAACTGTTTCATCGCGGGAACCGCATCGCCAGCCATGTGCGGAGTGCGGCGAAGGGGCGGCATACCACCGTCGATGCCCACATGACGCCGGCCCATCAATCCGTTCAGGGCTGGAATGCCCCTCGGCTGCTGGACTGGGCCGGCCGTATTGGACCGCACGTCAAAGCCGTCATCGAACATGTCCTGCATCAACGTCGCCATCCGCAACAGGGTTACCGCAGTTGCCTGGGCATTCTGCGTCTATCGAAGGCCTATGGTGAGGCCCGCCTGGAGGCGGCGTGCGAACGGGCCATCGACATCAATGCGCTGTCCTACGGCAGCCTGAAATCCATCTTGAAGCATGGCCTGGACATCAAGCGCCTGACGGCAACGGCCCAGACCGCTCTCCCCCTGGATCACGCCAACGTGCGTGGTCCGCATTACTACCACTGA
- a CDS encoding type II toxin-antitoxin system HicA family toxin, with protein MKRKHQRTLELIFARPVSANVRWADIEALFEELGGQLAEREGSRVLVRLFNDRRVFHRPHSEPTTDKGAVEAVRKWLDGNGVKP; from the coding sequence GTGAAACGAAAGCATCAGCGTACCCTGGAACTGATCTTCGCTCGGCCAGTCTCGGCCAATGTGCGCTGGGCCGACATTGAGGCGCTGTTCGAAGAATTGGGTGGACAACTTGCCGAGCGTGAAGGTTCACGTGTGCTGGTGCGATTGTTCAACGACAGGCGGGTATTCCATCGTCCACACTCCGAGCCGACAACGGATAAAGGTGCGGTCGAGGCGGTCCGCAAGTGGCTTGACGGAAACGGAGTAAAACCATGA
- a CDS encoding type II toxin-antitoxin system HicB family antitoxin, with translation MNTMTIKGYQAVIAFDPDIQMFRGEFVGLNGGADFYAKDVDGLRREGEVSLRVFLDACTEDGVKPRKHFSGKFSLRVDPATHEAAAIAAAAHGQSLNQWATEAIRQAALAG, from the coding sequence ATGAACACCATGACGATCAAAGGTTATCAGGCGGTCATCGCATTTGACCCGGATATTCAGATGTTCCGGGGTGAGTTTGTTGGACTGAATGGCGGCGCCGACTTCTACGCAAAAGATGTGGATGGCCTGCGGCGCGAGGGGGAGGTTTCCCTTCGGGTATTTCTCGACGCCTGCACCGAAGATGGCGTCAAACCGCGCAAGCACTTCTCCGGCAAGTTTTCCCTGCGGGTCGATCCCGCCACACACGAAGCCGCCGCCATCGCTGCGGCGGCTCACGGTCAGAGCCTCAATCAATGGGCGACCGAAGCTATTCGACAGGCAGCCTTGGCCGGCTGA
- a CDS encoding O-antigen ligase family protein, with protein sequence MSLKQVAELVRSHFFRWGWLIPAFLPLTSVAGRGAFNIASAIYFLWALASVLLTSGKTSAIWQQRWFLAFYGLMLLIWGLSLTQSADPRNGGYQLLRYLQFSLTGVFTPVALQQMPFQLPRLMRAMAWGSLTLILVLYLQLPYFLLAVEFIPTQQLHEDDLPWLLPFLLLAILSQSRRRWLLPCAIVAFAVYIGLSQGRAALLAMMAALAVFSFLGLHLRKRHWLAAGVAVVALGIVFGQRFFRGVSNISFDFATMDRFTNGRATIWWQALNSPPENHWLGVGFGNIASRVDVLRIADLAGIGEVTVRHLHNFILDAWFETGILGLSTFLAMLGVVLARVLRAWPGLGQDHRRIAAAALAGVVALLTAGLLSFSYTSKQFALYLYLLLAVLLALPQNAWAEGGLPRNHKDG encoded by the coding sequence ATGAGCCTGAAGCAGGTAGCTGAACTGGTTCGCAGTCACTTCTTTCGCTGGGGCTGGCTGATTCCCGCATTCCTGCCGTTGACAAGTGTCGCCGGGCGCGGTGCGTTCAACATCGCGAGCGCGATATACTTCCTTTGGGCGCTGGCCAGCGTGTTGCTCACGTCGGGCAAGACGAGCGCCATCTGGCAACAGCGCTGGTTCCTGGCTTTCTACGGCCTGATGCTCCTGATCTGGGGTCTCAGTCTGACGCAGTCTGCCGATCCGCGGAATGGCGGATATCAATTGTTGCGCTACTTGCAATTCAGCCTTACGGGGGTTTTTACGCCGGTAGCCCTGCAGCAAATGCCCTTTCAGCTTCCTCGCCTGATGCGTGCCATGGCGTGGGGATCCCTGACACTCATTCTTGTGCTATACCTTCAGCTTCCATATTTTCTGCTGGCTGTCGAATTCATTCCCACACAGCAACTTCACGAAGACGACCTCCCGTGGTTGCTGCCATTTCTGCTGCTTGCGATTCTCTCTCAATCACGTCGCCGCTGGTTGTTGCCTTGCGCGATCGTCGCCTTCGCCGTCTACATCGGGTTGTCGCAAGGGCGCGCGGCGCTGCTTGCCATGATGGCCGCGCTGGCGGTGTTCTCGTTTCTAGGGCTGCACTTGCGCAAGCGACATTGGCTGGCAGCCGGTGTGGCCGTGGTGGCTTTAGGTATCGTCTTCGGCCAGCGTTTCTTCCGCGGTGTCTCCAATATTTCCTTCGACTTTGCCACCATGGATCGTTTTACCAATGGCAGAGCGACCATCTGGTGGCAGGCGCTGAATTCCCCTCCCGAAAACCATTGGCTGGGAGTTGGTTTCGGCAATATCGCCAGCCGTGTCGACGTACTGCGTATCGCTGACTTGGCGGGAATTGGTGAGGTAACGGTAAGGCATCTGCATAACTTTATCCTTGATGCCTGGTTTGAAACCGGCATTCTCGGCCTCTCCACTTTCCTGGCGATGCTCGGCGTGGTGCTCGCACGCGTTCTTCGCGCTTGGCCGGGGCTCGGCCAAGATCATCGACGCATCGCCGCCGCGGCGCTGGCCGGTGTTGTTGCCTTGCTGACAGCAGGGCTGCTCAGCTTTTCCTACACCTCCAAGCAGTTTGCGCTCTATCTTTACCTGCTGCTCGCCGTATTGCTGGCGCTGCCCCAGAACGCATGGGCTGAGGGTGGCCTCCCGAGAAATCACAAGGATGGGTGA
- a CDS encoding glycosyltransferase family 9 protein has translation MHDKFWLDRESMNQASARRGVLVIQPLPGIGDMVWHLPHLLSIARHEVEGRVSVLTKPRSLSDQLLASLPEVAEVLWVQRKPGPHDGLRGFFRLVSELRHKRYRKVWILHDSSRYLVAAWLAGIPRRAGIASGWQRMLLTDLPVVPVPNTLHTVERADYLLRGLAVDLDRPVPLIAAQASSRSVIRARFAACPRPWFVLGIGSSEAYKQWGASNFSALANSLLQSYGGSCFLLGGNPEQVMADGISQELGNPDNLVSLIQMPLQEVVALLAETQLFLGNDTGMLNLSAACGTHSIGFFGHPVSAWVANSSPRIHPIYPEAGLSSNGVRQIRPSDVLQAVNHLELIHEPEAGS, from the coding sequence TTGCATGACAAATTCTGGCTGGACCGGGAATCGATGAATCAAGCGAGCGCTCGTCGCGGAGTACTGGTCATCCAGCCGCTTCCCGGTATCGGCGACATGGTCTGGCACCTTCCTCACCTGTTGTCGATCGCTCGTCACGAGGTGGAAGGGCGGGTTTCGGTGCTGACCAAGCCGCGTTCGCTTTCGGACCAACTGCTGGCCAGCCTGCCCGAGGTTGCCGAGGTGCTGTGGGTGCAGCGCAAGCCGGGTCCGCACGACGGGCTGCGGGGGTTTTTCCGGCTGGTATCTGAATTACGTCACAAACGCTACCGCAAGGTGTGGATTCTGCACGATAGCAGCCGTTACCTTGTTGCCGCCTGGCTGGCGGGCATCCCTCGCCGCGCGGGAATTGCGTCGGGATGGCAGCGGATGCTGCTTACCGATCTACCCGTAGTCCCAGTGCCGAACACGCTCCATACCGTGGAGCGCGCCGATTATCTGCTACGCGGCCTGGCGGTCGATCTCGACCGACCGGTCCCGCTGATCGCTGCACAAGCCTCCTCCAGATCTGTCATTCGCGCCCGTTTCGCGGCATGTCCCCGCCCATGGTTTGTCCTCGGGATCGGCAGCAGCGAAGCCTACAAACAATGGGGAGCGAGCAATTTTTCCGCCCTCGCGAACTCCTTGCTGCAAAGCTACGGGGGAAGCTGTTTCCTGCTCGGTGGCAATCCGGAACAAGTGATGGCCGATGGCATCAGCCAGGAACTCGGCAATCCTGACAATCTGGTCTCGCTCATCCAGATGCCTCTTCAGGAGGTCGTCGCCCTGCTGGCGGAAACGCAACTCTTTCTCGGCAACGATACCGGCATGCTCAATTTGAGCGCGGCCTGCGGGACACACAGCATCGGCTTCTTCGGGCATCCGGTTTCGGCCTGGGTGGCGAACAGTTCTCCCCGAATTCATCCGATATATCCCGAAGCCGGACTGTCAAGCAACGGAGTCAGGCAAATTCGACCATCCGATGTACTTCAGGCGGTCAATCATCTGGAATTAATTCATGAGCCTGAAGCAGGTAGCTGA
- a CDS encoding glycosyltransferase family 9 protein, protein MAEPLPHALMVFEESGLAQEIASVHDLPSHDDIRRILIIKWGGMGDVVISTAIIEDVFRAFPGREIHLNAMPPWNSLFADDPRFSRVWMVDLRNRERNVKGMWRWVKTARAGNYDLIIDLQCNDRTRLLLSALLFSGCRIPWRIGNRPGFPYNISHPKLPVSTHVFQRMRASLLAAGIPANTERPLLHGSEAQRKRASAILDESGLEDGRFAVFLPGSHAAGLTKRWGVHNYRRLALLLKGVGLTNVVLLGGPDEVEECAAIAEGDSGYVVNLCGKTQLLELPPIFERAALIVANDTGTAHLAAASNQRMIVICGPTDPRRVKPVGNGIIAIQADLSCKNCYRKTCDHHSCMKFVTPEQVMDLAGSMVDWHLPASPAGDLSTVSHK, encoded by the coding sequence ATGGCTGAACCTCTCCCCCACGCCCTGATGGTCTTCGAGGAGTCGGGTCTGGCGCAGGAGATCGCCTCGGTCCACGACCTGCCTTCCCACGATGATATCCGGCGCATTCTGATCATCAAATGGGGGGGCATGGGCGACGTCGTGATCAGTACCGCCATCATCGAGGATGTCTTCAGGGCGTTTCCCGGACGGGAGATTCATCTCAACGCGATGCCGCCGTGGAATTCGCTCTTTGCCGATGATCCGCGATTTTCGCGCGTCTGGATGGTGGATCTGCGAAATCGGGAGCGCAACGTCAAAGGGATGTGGCGCTGGGTCAAGACCGCCCGCGCCGGCAACTATGATCTGATAATCGACCTTCAATGCAACGACCGGACGCGCCTGTTGCTTTCGGCCCTGCTTTTCTCGGGGTGCCGGATTCCATGGAGAATCGGCAACAGACCCGGATTTCCATACAACATCTCGCACCCGAAACTACCGGTCAGTACTCACGTCTTTCAGCGCATGCGCGCTTCATTGCTCGCCGCAGGTATTCCTGCCAACACGGAGCGGCCACTATTGCATGGCTCCGAGGCACAAAGGAAACGCGCCTCGGCGATCCTTGACGAGAGCGGCCTCGAGGACGGAAGATTTGCCGTGTTTCTTCCCGGAAGCCACGCAGCTGGACTTACCAAGCGCTGGGGAGTGCACAACTATCGGCGGCTTGCCCTGTTGTTGAAGGGCGTCGGCCTGACCAATGTCGTCTTGCTGGGTGGCCCGGATGAGGTTGAAGAGTGCGCAGCCATCGCCGAGGGTGACAGCGGCTACGTCGTCAACCTGTGCGGCAAGACGCAACTGCTGGAACTGCCGCCGATCTTCGAGCGCGCGGCGCTGATCGTTGCCAATGACACGGGTACCGCACACCTGGCCGCGGCGAGCAATCAACGCATGATTGTCATCTGCGGCCCGACTGACCCACGGCGGGTGAAACCGGTTGGAAATGGAATTATAGCGATCCAGGCCGACTTATCATGCAAGAATTGCTATCGAAAGACCTGCGATCATCACTCGTGCATGAAATTCGTTACGCCTGAGCAGGTAATGGATCTGGCGGGTTCCATGGTGGACTGGCATCTCCCGGCGTCACCAGCAGGCGATCTGTCCACTGTGTCCCACAAATAG